One genomic window of Sphingopyxis sp. OPL5 includes the following:
- the argC gene encoding N-acetyl-gamma-glutamyl-phosphate reductase, with protein sequence MTQTVFIDGAAGTTGLEIAERLAGRSEFALVTLDEARRKDADARREALNDADFVILCLPDAAAIEAVAMIANDRTKVIDASTAHRVAPGWAYGFPELNAGQRAAIAAATRVSNPGCYPTGFLALVAPLVAAGIVAKDARLSVNAVSGYSGGGKELIARFEAETDIGFRSYGLSLGHKHVPEMQAGSGLIHAPVFAPAVVPVYRGMLVEVPLSFDAPTAEAVYDALAAHYAGSPLVSVRRAGDESELLLRKDDAATDAMELMLYASADGAQLRLVARLDNLGKGASGACVQNLNIMAGLPETAGLRL encoded by the coding sequence ATGACACAGACGGTATTCATCGACGGCGCGGCGGGAACGACGGGCCTCGAAATCGCCGAGCGGCTGGCAGGACGGAGCGAATTCGCACTGGTGACGCTCGACGAGGCGCGGCGCAAGGACGCCGATGCGCGGCGCGAAGCGCTGAACGATGCCGATTTCGTCATCCTCTGCCTGCCCGACGCCGCGGCGATCGAGGCGGTCGCGATGATCGCGAACGACCGGACCAAGGTGATCGACGCCTCGACCGCGCACCGCGTCGCCCCGGGCTGGGCCTATGGCTTCCCCGAGCTGAACGCGGGACAGCGCGCCGCGATCGCCGCGGCGACGCGGGTCAGCAACCCCGGCTGTTATCCGACGGGCTTCCTCGCGCTCGTCGCGCCGCTGGTCGCGGCGGGCATCGTCGCGAAGGATGCGCGCCTGAGCGTCAACGCGGTGTCGGGCTATTCGGGCGGCGGCAAGGAACTGATCGCGCGTTTCGAAGCCGAAACCGACATCGGTTTTCGCAGCTATGGCCTGTCGCTTGGACACAAGCATGTGCCGGAAATGCAGGCGGGTTCTGGACTGATCCACGCGCCCGTGTTCGCGCCGGCGGTGGTGCCGGTCTATCGCGGCATGCTGGTCGAAGTACCGCTGAGCTTCGACGCGCCGACTGCGGAAGCGGTCTATGACGCGCTCGCGGCGCATTATGCGGGGTCCCCGCTGGTCAGCGTGCGGCGTGCGGGCGACGAAAGCGAGCTACTGCTGCGCAAGGACGATGCCGCGACCGACGCGATGGAGCTGATGCTCTATGCCAGCGCCGACGGCGCCCAGCTGCGGCTCGTCGCGCGGCTCGACAATCTCGGCAAGGGTGCGAGCGGCGCCTGCGTCCAGAATCTCAACATCATGGCGGGTTTGCCTGAGACGGCGGGGCTGCGGCTGTAA
- a CDS encoding C40 family peptidase, whose translation MTAEVENLAGRIRMGRPGAAGAGRGRFGLTGTSQSYDPRVVAIRPDLADIAVAGQHFAPHYAAPMMSSCVLPSAVLRGAPSLDADQTSELLYGEGFALLDLTGGWAWGYCLADHYVGYLAADALGAPIAPTHRVRASEALLHSAPDAASGGSAVLPRGALVMGEAEGEWLATAHGYLPLAALAEVGTDETDAATVAEEMVGAPYLWGGRTAAGIDCSGLVQLAWAAAGIHLPRDSDLQLASLGADKDVDPAALRRGDLVFFPGHVGIMADATHIIHASRRWMAVKVEPLADVVARSAAKDHDPPVSGYKRLT comes from the coding sequence GTGACAGCAGAGGTCGAAAATTTGGCGGGTCGCATCCGCATGGGGCGCCCGGGCGCAGCAGGAGCGGGACGTGGCCGTTTCGGCCTGACAGGCACGTCGCAAAGCTATGATCCGCGCGTCGTCGCGATCCGCCCCGACCTCGCCGACATCGCAGTCGCTGGCCAGCATTTCGCACCCCATTATGCCGCGCCGATGATGAGCAGTTGCGTGCTGCCCTCAGCGGTGTTGCGCGGCGCGCCGTCACTCGATGCCGACCAGACGAGCGAGCTTCTCTACGGCGAAGGCTTCGCGCTGCTCGACCTGACGGGCGGGTGGGCTTGGGGGTATTGCCTGGCTGACCATTATGTAGGGTATCTGGCCGCCGACGCGCTGGGGGCGCCGATCGCGCCGACGCACCGGGTGCGGGCGAGCGAAGCGCTGCTCCACAGCGCCCCCGACGCCGCGAGCGGCGGGTCGGCGGTGCTGCCGCGCGGGGCGCTGGTGATGGGCGAGGCCGAGGGCGAATGGCTCGCCACCGCGCACGGATATCTGCCGCTCGCCGCATTGGCGGAGGTCGGCACCGACGAAACCGATGCCGCGACGGTCGCCGAGGAGATGGTCGGCGCGCCCTATCTGTGGGGCGGCCGGACCGCCGCCGGGATCGACTGTTCGGGGCTGGTGCAACTCGCTTGGGCCGCTGCGGGCATCCACCTACCGCGCGACAGCGATCTGCAGCTGGCATCGCTCGGCGCCGACAAGGACGTCGACCCAGCCGCACTCCGGCGCGGCGACCTGGTCTTCTTTCCCGGCCATGTCGGCATCATGGCCGACGCCACCCACATCATCCACGCCAGCCGACGATGGATGGCGGTGAAAGTGGAGCCGCTGGCCGACGTCGTCGCACGTTCGGCAGCCAAGGATCATGACCCGCCGGTGAGCGGGTATAAAAGACTGACATAA
- a CDS encoding leucyl aminopeptidase family protein, whose product MTDHSDLIQPDKGQYARTIHLVDKKSFDSWLKGRSARERAHLAAVGFKPDAFVHAILPGDDPERWSVVTTVANVESLSAWCLAKLGQILPEGRYRVEGRQPGKAMFGWMSGQYRFDRYRPKAEAHGPRVLLTSDVGAIAPVVAEMRATALVRDMVNTPAADMGPAAIEKEAERIAKAHGAKIVVTKGEALEQGYPMIHAVGRAAAKHHAPRLIEILWGKEDHPRIALVGKGISFDSGGLDIKPSAGMRLMKKDMGGAAHVLALAELVMASGLPVRLHCLVAAAENAISADAFRPGDVLKSRLGLTVEIGNTDAEGRLVLGDALAKASEGKPELIVDFATLTGAARVALGPDLPPLFANDDALADAMLAGGIDRDDPLWRMPLWDSYADLLETDIADLGNAGSSAFAGTITAALFLKRFVGEGITWAHVDTFAWRPSAKHGRPKGGAALGMRAAWAMLQARYDRRRKGDGA is encoded by the coding sequence ATGACCGACCATTCCGACTTGATCCAGCCCGACAAGGGCCAGTATGCACGCACGATCCACCTTGTCGACAAGAAGAGCTTTGATAGCTGGCTGAAGGGCCGCAGCGCGCGTGAACGCGCCCACCTCGCCGCCGTCGGGTTCAAGCCCGATGCCTTTGTCCATGCTATCCTGCCCGGCGACGACCCCGAACGCTGGTCGGTGGTAACGACGGTTGCGAATGTTGAAAGCTTGTCGGCTTGGTGCCTTGCCAAGCTGGGCCAGATCTTGCCCGAAGGCCGTTACCGGGTCGAGGGGCGGCAGCCGGGCAAGGCGATGTTCGGGTGGATGAGCGGACAATATCGTTTCGACAGGTACCGCCCCAAGGCCGAAGCACATGGGCCACGTGTGCTGCTGACCAGCGACGTCGGCGCGATTGCCCCGGTGGTCGCCGAGATGCGCGCGACCGCGCTGGTCCGTGACATGGTCAACACGCCGGCCGCCGACATGGGGCCGGCGGCGATCGAGAAGGAAGCCGAACGCATCGCCAAGGCGCATGGCGCGAAGATCGTGGTAACCAAGGGCGAGGCGCTGGAACAAGGCTATCCGATGATCCACGCCGTCGGACGCGCGGCAGCGAAACATCATGCCCCACGACTGATCGAGATCTTGTGGGGCAAGGAGGACCATCCGCGCATCGCGCTGGTCGGCAAGGGCATCAGTTTCGACAGCGGCGGGCTCGACATCAAACCGTCAGCCGGAATGCGGCTGATGAAGAAGGACATGGGCGGCGCGGCGCACGTGCTGGCGCTCGCCGAACTGGTGATGGCGAGCGGGCTGCCGGTGCGGCTGCACTGTCTGGTCGCGGCAGCAGAAAATGCCATTTCAGCCGATGCGTTCCGGCCGGGCGACGTATTGAAAAGCCGGCTCGGGTTGACGGTCGAGATCGGCAACACCGACGCCGAGGGCCGGCTGGTGCTCGGCGACGCGCTGGCGAAGGCGAGCGAGGGCAAGCCCGAGTTGATCGTCGATTTCGCGACGCTGACCGGAGCCGCGCGCGTCGCACTGGGTCCCGACCTGCCACCGCTGTTCGCCAATGACGATGCGCTGGCCGACGCGATGCTGGCGGGCGGCATCGATCGCGACGACCCGCTTTGGCGGATGCCACTATGGGATAGCTACGCCGACCTGCTCGAAACCGACATCGCCGACCTTGGCAATGCGGGCTCTTCGGCTTTCGCCGGGACGATCACCGCCGCGTTGTTCCTCAAGCGGTTCGTCGGCGAAGGCATCACCTGGGCGCATGTCGACACCTTCGCCTGGCGCCCCTCAGCGAAGCACGGCCGACCCAAGGGCGGCGCGGCGCTCGGGATGCGCGCGGCATGGGCGATGCTGCAGGCGCGCTACGACCGGCGGCGCAAGGGCGATGGCGCTTGA
- a CDS encoding DUF3298 and DUF4163 domain-containing protein: protein MTAILSLRSAAALAPAILLLLTACSSEPAQTTAEKAAAASVPGAPPGAVDDVKVANATASEVKESSDLMEFSYAYPLEAAKIPKLAEWLDADRAANRDALIAESRRDRVAAEKGGFPYRPHSHLQSWKRITDTPRFLSLSSEISTYTGGAHGMTTFGTLLWDRNSGKRRSPLDLFTSGTAFDAAIRDDFCAAITRAKAAKGIQLSAEGEDSVFAKCPPASAQTVWLGSSDGRHLDRLTIAIAPYEIGAYAEGDYRINVPVTAGLIRALKPEFAGDFRAGK, encoded by the coding sequence ATGACCGCCATCCTTTCCCTCCGCTCCGCCGCAGCGCTCGCGCCGGCTATCCTCCTCCTTCTCACCGCCTGCTCCAGCGAACCGGCGCAGACGACCGCTGAAAAGGCCGCTGCCGCCTCGGTCCCCGGTGCGCCTCCCGGCGCCGTCGACGATGTGAAGGTGGCGAATGCGACGGCGTCGGAGGTCAAGGAAAGCAGTGACCTGATGGAGTTTTCCTACGCCTATCCGCTCGAGGCGGCGAAGATCCCCAAACTCGCCGAATGGCTCGATGCCGACCGCGCGGCCAATCGCGACGCGCTGATCGCTGAATCGCGCCGTGATCGGGTGGCCGCGGAAAAGGGAGGCTTTCCTTACCGTCCCCACAGCCATTTGCAGTCTTGGAAACGCATCACCGACACGCCGCGCTTCCTCAGTCTGTCGAGCGAGATTTCGACCTACACCGGCGGCGCTCACGGCATGACGACCTTCGGCACTTTGCTCTGGGACCGCAACAGCGGCAAGCGACGTTCGCCGCTCGATCTGTTCACCAGCGGCACCGCGTTCGACGCGGCGATCCGCGACGATTTCTGCGCTGCGATCACGCGCGCCAAGGCGGCGAAGGGCATTCAGCTGTCCGCGGAGGGCGAGGACTCGGTCTTCGCCAAATGCCCGCCGGCCTCGGCGCAGACGGTGTGGCTCGGCTCGTCCGATGGGCGCCATCTCGACCGCCTGACGATCGCCATCGCCCCCTATGAGATCGGCGCTTATGCCGAGGGCGATTACCGGATCAACGTCCCCGTAACGGCTGGGCTGATCCGCGCCCTAAAGCCGGAGTTCGCCGGCGACTTCCGCGCGGGGAAATAG
- a CDS encoding SDR family oxidoreductase has translation MAKQPKAGKVGETEAEKKGKKRAATKLRKEVGAGKTIAKPPKDREADLDRAPRWQPRYPGSGRLKGKVAIVTGGDSGIGRAVCALFAREGADIAIVYHSNRADADATAATVEAEGRCAITIKADVGKSGAGERIVGKAVARLGRLDILVNNAGEQHPAEDIRDISLEQLRRTFATNIFGMFYLVQAALPHLKKGAAIVNCTSVTMYQGSGGLLDYSATKGAITAFTRSLSENLVGKGIRVNAVAPGPIWTPLNPRGGSPADKVATFGEGTPMKRPGEPNEVASCFLFLACDDSSYMSGQVLHPNGGTIVNG, from the coding sequence ATGGCGAAACAGCCGAAGGCCGGGAAGGTCGGCGAAACCGAAGCCGAAAAGAAAGGCAAGAAGCGCGCGGCGACGAAGCTGAGGAAGGAGGTCGGTGCGGGCAAGACGATCGCCAAGCCGCCGAAGGACCGAGAGGCCGACCTTGATCGCGCGCCCAGATGGCAGCCGCGCTATCCCGGGTCCGGCCGTCTCAAGGGAAAGGTCGCGATCGTCACTGGCGGCGACAGCGGTATCGGCCGCGCGGTCTGCGCGCTCTTCGCGCGCGAGGGCGCCGATATCGCGATCGTCTACCACAGCAACAGGGCTGACGCCGACGCCACCGCCGCGACCGTCGAAGCGGAGGGGCGCTGCGCGATCACCATCAAGGCCGACGTCGGCAAATCGGGCGCGGGCGAAAGGATCGTCGGCAAGGCGGTTGCCAGGCTCGGCCGGCTCGATATTCTCGTCAACAATGCGGGCGAGCAGCATCCGGCGGAGGATATTCGCGACATCAGCCTCGAACAACTCCGGCGCACCTTCGCAACCAACATCTTTGGCATGTTCTATCTGGTGCAGGCCGCGCTGCCGCACCTCAAGAAGGGAGCGGCGATCGTCAATTGCACCAGCGTCACGATGTATCAGGGATCGGGCGGGCTGCTCGATTACAGCGCCACCAAGGGTGCGATCACCGCCTTCACCCGCTCGCTCAGCGAAAATCTGGTTGGGAAGGGCATTCGCGTCAATGCGGTCGCGCCGGGACCGATCTGGACCCCGCTCAACCCGCGCGGCGGGTCGCCAGCCGATAAGGTCGCGACCTTTGGCGAGGGTACGCCGATGAAACGGCCGGGCGAGCCCAACGAGGTCGCCTCCTGCTTCCTGTTCCTCGCCTGCGACGACAGCAGCTATATGTCAGGTCAGGTGTTGCATCCCAACGGCGGCACGATCGTTAACGGGTAG
- a CDS encoding PQQ-dependent sugar dehydrogenase, translating into MRKILKYVLIALLLILVVAGVVLYAMSRPDVARFSTAELSGRVPVMAPQASQTIPTMNVPEATKWPAGEAPRAAAGLSVARFAEGLAHPRTMFVLPNGDVLVAESESPPRDTSGIEGAVMGRMMSKAGAGGKSANRISLLRDADGDGKAEVKTAYITGLNSPYGIALVGKTLYVANTDALLAFPYVEGETAMSGKPSKIADLPAAGTNRHWTKSLVAAPNGWLYVGVGADSNIGEKGLANEARRARILEIRPEQKYVRTFAAGIRNPVGLGFYPGSDQLWTVVNERDMLGSDLVPDYLAEIDEGDFYGWPWYYWGGFVDTRVAPDADDRRQYVKRPEYALGAHTAPLGMTFTQGLDLGERWANGALIARHGSWNREPVAGYDVVFVKFGANGKPTDTLPITLLDQFLAKDGKTTRGRPADVKVAKDGSALIADDTGGVIWRVAKAG; encoded by the coding sequence ATGCGCAAGATCCTGAAATATGTCCTCATCGCCCTGCTGCTGATCCTGGTCGTCGCCGGCGTCGTCCTTTACGCGATGTCGCGGCCCGATGTGGCGCGCTTCTCGACCGCAGAGCTGAGCGGCCGGGTACCCGTGATGGCGCCGCAGGCGTCGCAGACGATCCCGACGATGAACGTGCCCGAGGCGACCAAATGGCCCGCCGGAGAGGCGCCGCGCGCCGCCGCAGGGCTGAGCGTCGCACGCTTCGCCGAGGGGCTGGCGCATCCGCGGACGATGTTCGTGCTGCCCAATGGCGACGTGCTGGTCGCCGAGAGCGAAAGCCCGCCGCGCGATACCTCGGGCATCGAGGGTGCGGTGATGGGCCGGATGATGAGCAAGGCGGGCGCCGGCGGCAAGTCGGCGAACCGCATCAGTCTTCTCCGCGACGCCGACGGCGACGGCAAGGCCGAGGTCAAGACCGCCTATATCACCGGCCTCAACTCGCCCTATGGTATCGCGCTGGTCGGCAAGACGCTCTATGTCGCCAACACCGACGCGCTGCTCGCCTTCCCCTATGTCGAGGGCGAAACCGCGATGAGCGGCAAGCCGAGCAAGATCGCCGACCTGCCCGCCGCCGGCACCAACCGCCACTGGACCAAGAGCCTGGTCGCGGCGCCCAACGGTTGGCTCTATGTCGGCGTCGGCGCCGACAGCAATATCGGTGAAAAGGGCCTGGCGAACGAAGCGCGGCGCGCGCGTATCCTGGAAATCCGCCCCGAACAGAAATATGTCCGCACCTTCGCGGCGGGCATCCGCAACCCCGTCGGGCTCGGCTTTTATCCGGGCAGCGACCAGTTGTGGACCGTGGTCAACGAGCGCGACATGCTCGGCAGCGACCTGGTCCCAGACTATCTGGCCGAGATCGACGAAGGCGATTTCTATGGCTGGCCCTGGTATTATTGGGGCGGCTTCGTCGACACGCGGGTCGCGCCCGATGCCGACGACCGGCGCCAATATGTCAAGCGCCCTGAATATGCGCTCGGCGCCCACACCGCGCCGCTGGGGATGACCTTTACCCAAGGCCTCGACCTCGGCGAGCGCTGGGCGAACGGGGCTTTGATCGCCCGCCACGGGTCGTGGAACCGCGAACCGGTCGCGGGGTATGACGTGGTGTTCGTGAAATTCGGTGCCAATGGCAAACCCACCGACACGCTGCCGATCACCCTGCTCGACCAGTTCCTTGCCAAGGACGGCAAGACGACGCGCGGTCGCCCGGCCGATGTGAAGGTCGCGAAGGACGGCAGCGCGCTGATCGCCGACGATACCGGCGGGGTGATCTGGCGGGTGGCTAAGGCGGGGTAG